One window from the genome of Kaistella carnis encodes:
- a CDS encoding sensor histidine kinase: MKFQRLTLLASLVLTAVMLLLALIFDEAKEKFSTTAQEFYWILLLSFVVMAVINYLVVDFLFNFYGKRQIKKISTILPEEIRDEEADLNFKELSQRFSDLNLKNTTEIDTMKEMETYRKEYMGNVSHELKTPLFTIQGYVDTLLEGGVENLSIRDKYLERIDRSLERLLNIVKDLDMINQFESGEITLNQSRFDLNQLIREMIDLLDLEAQNKNTRIVLQTTSNQMFVHADRQKISQVLMNLISNAINYSNRESATVTVRTSLKNAKVLVDVEDNGMGIKPEMLTRIFERFYRVESSRNRNDGGSGLGLAIVKHILEAHQENITAESVYLEGTKFSFSLQKAI; the protein is encoded by the coding sequence ATGAAATTTCAACGGCTTACTCTTTTGGCGTCCCTTGTCCTCACCGCAGTCATGCTTTTGCTGGCGTTAATTTTTGATGAAGCGAAAGAGAAATTTTCTACGACCGCGCAGGAATTTTACTGGATCTTGCTCCTTAGTTTTGTGGTGATGGCCGTGATTAATTATCTCGTCGTTGATTTCCTCTTTAATTTTTATGGGAAAAGACAAATAAAAAAAATTTCCACCATTTTACCTGAAGAAATCAGAGATGAAGAAGCTGATCTTAATTTCAAAGAATTAAGTCAAAGATTTTCTGATCTGAATTTAAAGAATACGACCGAAATCGATACCATGAAAGAAATGGAAACGTATCGTAAGGAGTATATGGGAAATGTTTCGCATGAGCTGAAAACGCCACTTTTCACCATTCAGGGTTATGTAGATACTTTATTGGAAGGTGGCGTGGAGAATCTGTCCATTCGCGATAAATATCTGGAACGGATTGACCGATCATTGGAACGCTTGCTTAACATTGTAAAAGATCTGGATATGATCAATCAGTTCGAAAGTGGCGAAATTACTTTAAACCAAAGCAGATTTGATTTAAATCAACTCATCCGTGAAATGATCGATCTGCTGGATCTGGAAGCTCAGAATAAAAACACGCGAATTGTCCTTCAAACGACATCGAATCAAATGTTTGTGCATGCAGACCGCCAAAAGATATCACAGGTTTTAATGAATCTCATATCCAACGCTATCAATTATTCCAATCGCGAAAGTGCAACGGTCACTGTACGAACGAGCCTTAAGAACGCCAAAGTTTTAGTGGATGTTGAGGACAATGGAATGGGAATAAAACCCGAAATGTTGACCCGTATTTTCGAGCGGTTTTACCGTGTAGAATCCAGCAGGAACAGAAATGATGGTGGCTCCGGATTAGGATTGGCCATCGTAAAACATATATTGGAAGCACACCAGGAAAACATTACTGCAGAAAGTGTGTATCTGGAAGGGACAAAGTTTAGTTTCTCTCTACAAAAAGCCATTTAA
- a CDS encoding Crp/Fnr family transcriptional regulator has translation MSEILRRQIEKITPLTDQEFEYILSHFTLKKFKKHQILIQEGDTVQNDYFVMNGLLKASYLNKEGKEHIMQFAMEDWWITDYQAYFNQTEATFTIDALESTEVLTLSLYNREKLCADMHKIEHFFRKKSNNGYIALQRRILSLLNSNAKERYEQFISQYPTLLQRLPKTLIASYLGVSRETLSRLSV, from the coding sequence ATGAGTGAGATTTTAAGACGTCAAATTGAGAAAATTACGCCATTAACTGACCAGGAGTTCGAGTACATCCTGTCTCATTTTACCTTGAAAAAATTTAAAAAGCATCAGATTTTAATTCAAGAAGGAGATACCGTACAAAATGATTATTTTGTGATGAATGGTTTGTTAAAAGCATCTTACCTGAATAAAGAAGGGAAAGAGCACATCATGCAATTTGCAATGGAAGATTGGTGGATTACCGATTATCAGGCGTATTTTAATCAAACGGAAGCTACTTTTACCATTGATGCATTAGAATCTACCGAAGTACTTACTTTGTCTCTCTATAACCGAGAGAAACTCTGTGCAGATATGCATAAAATAGAACATTTTTTCAGGAAAAAGTCTAATAATGGTTATATAGCACTCCAAAGAAGAATTTTGTCTCTGCTGAATAGCAATGCCAAAGAACGCTACGAACAATTTATTTCTCAATATCCCACACTTTTACAACGATTGCCCAAAACATTAATCGCTTCATATTTAGGTGTTTCCAGAGAAACCTTGAGTCGGCTTTCGGTGTAA
- a CDS encoding IS1096 element passenger TnpR family protein, whose amino-acid sequence MVYKLRIILDTKEDIFRDVEIKCKQTLWNLHLGIKSAFSLMGEDLSLFNILDEEGVVMRSVPLEDMSDDGEGEIMSDVYLTEVFEKPGDKIHFQYGFMDLWEFFVELVEVIDEKPAVNYPITVFRFGKMPLKAPNRTAAKAKRNGVIPAVDDFPSFEDEFNVTAFEDEDDETFDDEDDDFIDDAFDDDLD is encoded by the coding sequence ATGGTTTATAAACTCCGAATTATTTTAGACACCAAAGAAGATATTTTCAGAGATGTAGAAATCAAATGCAAACAAACGCTTTGGAATCTGCATTTAGGGATCAAGAGTGCATTCTCGCTGATGGGAGAAGATTTGTCTCTATTTAATATCTTAGACGAAGAGGGCGTGGTCATGAGATCTGTACCACTGGAAGACATGAGTGATGATGGCGAAGGAGAAATTATGTCTGATGTTTACCTGACCGAAGTTTTTGAAAAACCGGGAGACAAAATTCACTTTCAGTATGGTTTTATGGACCTTTGGGAATTTTTCGTCGAATTGGTTGAAGTGATCGATGAGAAACCCGCCGTTAATTATCCGATTACGGTTTTCCGTTTTGGCAAAATGCCATTGAAAGCACCAAACAGAACCGCTGCGAAAGCTAAAAGAAATGGCGTAATTCCTGCGGTAGACGATTTCCCAAGTTTTGAAGATGAATTCAACGTTACTGCTTTTGAAGATGAAGATGACGAAACCTTTGATGATGAGGACGATGATTTCATTGACGATGCTTTTGATGATGATTTGGATTAA
- a CDS encoding DMT family transporter encodes MRQFIQNKYFLLIIISITWGSSFILIKKSLPVFDPYQIGAFRAGLSGLILSFIGFPALKKMTKKDIFWIALSGLFGNFLVVFIFPIAQQGVSSSLAGIINALDPIFTLILGAFLFGIRNKMIQYAGAIIGFVGAIVLVYSSNSGTGESHLYYTILLTIGSALYAVAALIIEKKLSHIKSTDISTGIYTVWMVPSLLILGFSGFFTDIDYTQNETLTALGYLVFLTVISTTLVMFLFFKLVQDTSAVFASTISLLIPVVSVIWGVLDNEQFTIWYALGGILILLSVYLIREKKIPKNSTGSITKL; translated from the coding sequence ATGAGGCAATTCATTCAGAACAAATATTTTTTACTCATTATCATATCCATAACCTGGGGTTCTTCTTTTATCCTTATTAAAAAATCTTTACCAGTCTTTGACCCTTATCAAATTGGAGCCTTTAGGGCGGGATTATCAGGACTTATTTTATCATTTATTGGATTCCCCGCCTTGAAAAAAATGACGAAAAAGGATATTTTTTGGATTGCCCTCTCCGGTTTATTTGGCAACTTTTTGGTCGTCTTTATTTTTCCCATTGCACAACAGGGTGTAAGCAGCTCGTTAGCAGGAATCATTAATGCATTAGACCCTATTTTTACACTCATTCTAGGTGCTTTTTTATTTGGAATTCGAAATAAGATGATTCAATACGCGGGAGCAATAATTGGTTTTGTAGGTGCTATTGTTTTAGTATATTCGTCTAATTCGGGAACTGGCGAAAGTCATCTTTATTATACCATTTTATTAACGATAGGTTCGGCATTGTACGCTGTTGCAGCTCTTATTATTGAAAAAAAACTAAGCCACATTAAATCGACCGATATATCAACAGGAATCTATACAGTTTGGATGGTGCCGTCTCTTTTGATTTTAGGATTTTCAGGTTTTTTTACAGATATTGATTATACCCAAAACGAAACACTCACAGCATTAGGTTATCTGGTATTTTTAACGGTCATAAGTACCACTTTGGTCATGTTTTTATTTTTCAAACTTGTTCAGGATACCTCTGCTGTTTTTGCAAGTACGATTTCACTTTTAATACCGGTAGTTTCAGTGATTTGGGGTGTACTGGATAATGAACAGTTTACCATTTGGTATGCATTGGGTGGGATATTGATTTTATTGAGTGTATATTTGATCCGGGAAAAGAAAATACCGAAAAATTCGACCGGGTCTATAACCAAGCTTTAA
- a CDS encoding thymidylate synthase, with product MQNYLDLLQHILDNGTDKTDRTGTGTRSVFGYQLRYDLSKGFPMVTTKKVHLKSIIYELLWFLKGDTNIKYLNDNGVSIWNEWADENGDLGPVYGAQWRSWTGANGKVVDQITEVIDQIKKNPDSRRLIVSAWNAAEIPNMALAPCHALFQFYVADGKLSLQLYQRSADVFLGVPFNIASYALLLMMVAQVCDLEVGDYVHTFGDVHIYNNHFDQVHTQLSRTPKTLPTMKLNPEIKDLFDFDFEDFTLENYSPDPGIKAPVSI from the coding sequence ATGCAAAATTACCTTGACCTCCTTCAACATATTTTAGACAACGGAACAGATAAAACCGATCGAACCGGAACCGGAACCAGAAGCGTTTTTGGTTACCAACTGCGTTACGATCTTTCAAAAGGTTTCCCGATGGTGACGACCAAAAAAGTCCATTTGAAATCGATTATTTATGAATTGCTTTGGTTTTTAAAAGGCGATACGAATATTAAATATTTGAATGATAACGGCGTTTCAATCTGGAATGAATGGGCGGATGAAAACGGCGATCTCGGTCCTGTTTACGGTGCACAATGGAGAAGTTGGACTGGTGCCAACGGAAAAGTAGTTGATCAGATTACCGAAGTCATTGATCAAATCAAAAAAAATCCGGATTCGCGAAGATTAATCGTTTCCGCCTGGAATGCTGCGGAAATCCCGAACATGGCTTTGGCGCCTTGTCACGCTTTGTTTCAGTTTTATGTAGCCGATGGAAAATTGTCACTTCAGTTGTATCAAAGAAGTGCAGATGTATTTTTGGGAGTTCCTTTTAATATTGCGAGTTACGCGCTTTTATTAATGATGGTTGCACAAGTTTGCGATTTAGAAGTAGGCGATTATGTTCACACTTTCGGTGATGTTCATATTTATAATAATCATTTTGACCAGGTTCATACACAGCTTTCCAGAACTCCGAAGACCTTACCAACAATGAAATTGAATCCAGAAATTAAAGATCTTTTCGATTTTGATTTCGAAGATTTTACGTTAGAAAATTATTCACCAGATCCCGGAATTAAAGCGCCGGTTTCGATTTAA
- a CDS encoding copper resistance protein NlpE: MRNFLYIIIVLLALTACSKAKKQETPKGQQSAEYALDDQGVYKGTYPCADCSGIEVSLILNEDKTFRYETVYAGKADAAFTSEGNYTIKDHILTIQEEGKPLHFLTGKNELTLLGSDMKPNTGSLKALYQLKKQQKFSYQGVYETYHEEKGNYTETLSIIPKGEQYEIIFSSSPVKDQENCRFSGIGMLKKDTLWVNIAGKKDLAKNEAVLMYIAPSHDNLGVDVFTEKFDERFAMMQYCGGGGSLAGKYLKNRVAANSIGAYTNQNTIAEVLQTIPNAQINKKVEHGEFADDVYSNYEISSPDSQLLFTLSPKDTGKVNQKINRVLINSPFFKTEKGISKNSTYADIKKAYPITKIEPTEGHIVLTVNEIHASFSIAKSKLSKDWWNAKTKSVNTNSIPLNAKIDDFILWWND, translated from the coding sequence ATGCGCAACTTTCTTTATATTATTATCGTTTTATTGGCACTCACTGCATGTAGCAAAGCTAAAAAACAAGAAACGCCAAAAGGGCAACAGTCAGCGGAATATGCTTTAGATGATCAGGGAGTTTACAAAGGAACTTACCCCTGTGCCGACTGTAGTGGTATTGAGGTTTCTCTGATTCTGAATGAGGATAAAACTTTTAGATATGAAACCGTTTATGCTGGCAAAGCAGATGCTGCTTTTACTTCTGAAGGAAACTATACCATCAAAGACCATATCTTAACCATTCAAGAAGAGGGAAAGCCTTTGCATTTTTTAACAGGTAAAAATGAATTAACACTTTTGGGAAGTGATATGAAACCCAATACCGGTAGTCTGAAAGCGTTGTACCAATTAAAGAAGCAACAGAAGTTTTCCTACCAAGGGGTGTATGAAACTTATCATGAGGAAAAAGGAAATTATACGGAGACCCTTTCTATTATTCCCAAAGGGGAGCAATATGAAATTATTTTTTCGTCATCTCCCGTAAAAGACCAAGAGAACTGCCGTTTTTCCGGTATCGGAATGTTGAAAAAAGATACGCTGTGGGTGAATATTGCGGGTAAAAAGGATCTGGCAAAAAATGAAGCAGTCTTGATGTACATTGCTCCTTCTCACGACAATTTAGGAGTAGACGTATTTACTGAAAAATTTGATGAGCGTTTTGCGATGATGCAGTATTGCGGGGGTGGCGGCTCACTGGCAGGAAAGTACCTTAAAAACAGGGTTGCGGCAAACAGCATTGGCGCTTATACCAATCAAAATACGATTGCTGAAGTATTGCAGACCATCCCTAATGCCCAGATTAACAAAAAAGTTGAACACGGCGAATTTGCAGATGATGTTTATAGCAATTACGAAATATCCAGCCCTGATAGCCAACTTCTTTTTACACTAAGCCCTAAAGATACCGGTAAGGTGAATCAAAAAATCAACAGAGTCTTGATCAACAGTCCTTTTTTTAAAACCGAAAAAGGAATCAGCAAAAATTCAACGTATGCTGATATTAAAAAGGCATATCCTATAACTAAAATTGAACCTACCGAAGGGCACATTGTGCTCACTGTAAATGAAATTCATGCGAGTTTTTCTATTGCAAAATCCAAATTATCCAAAGATTGGTGGAATGCTAAAACTAAAAGCGTAAACACCAACAGCATCCCTTTAAATGCGAAAATTGATGATTTTATTCTCTGGTGGAATGATTAA
- a CDS encoding metallophosphoesterase, translating into MKKLTRRKFIKTGILATIGLVLLDSLWFEKYLIDWNYFDISKSEKNKIRIIQISDLHLDQLRYFHKSIAKKINSMKPDLIFITGDSVDKTEKIEHLNLFLELIDNSIKKYAITGNWEYWGNVNLEELKSVYSKNNCELLINENRNVSIRDRDITIIGIDDLIGGNPDFGKATENLKDTETNIVLSHCPEQRDIIAKQKGNLNIDLVLSGHTHGGQITFLGIVPFKPQGSGRYLKGWYKDSEPKMYISKGIGTSILPIRFGARAEVVEMEI; encoded by the coding sequence ATGAAGAAATTAACCAGGAGGAAATTTATAAAAACAGGAATATTAGCCACAATTGGATTAGTACTTTTGGACTCACTTTGGTTTGAAAAATATTTAATTGACTGGAATTATTTTGACATCTCAAAATCGGAAAAGAATAAGATAAGAATCATACAAATTTCGGATTTACATTTAGATCAATTAAGATACTTTCACAAATCTATTGCGAAAAAAATAAATTCAATGAAACCCGATTTAATATTCATCACCGGAGATTCTGTTGATAAAACAGAAAAAATAGAACATTTGAACTTATTCCTTGAATTAATTGATAATTCGATTAAAAAGTACGCTATAACGGGAAATTGGGAATATTGGGGAAATGTTAATCTTGAAGAACTTAAAAGTGTCTATTCGAAAAATAATTGCGAATTGTTAATAAACGAGAATAGAAATGTTTCAATAAGAGATCGTGATATAACAATAATTGGAATTGACGATTTAATTGGCGGCAATCCTGATTTCGGAAAAGCGACTGAAAATCTAAAAGATACTGAAACAAATATCGTTTTATCACACTGTCCCGAACAAAGAGATATAATTGCAAAACAAAAAGGAAATTTAAATATTGATCTAGTTCTTTCTGGTCATACTCACGGAGGACAAATTACATTTTTAGGAATTGTTCCTTTCAAACCTCAAGGAAGTGGAAGATATTTAAAAGGTTGGTATAAAGACTCGGAACCAAAAATGTATATTTCAAAAGGAATTGGAACGAGTATTTTACCAATTAGATTTGGGGCAAGAGCAGAAGTGGTAGAAATGGAAATATAA
- a CDS encoding GreA/GreB family elongation factor yields MNKSEILQIIQGRLSEKIATLERMISETRASNNETKSSMGDKYETSREMVQQEINNLQVQLNENIQAGNSLKTLNTNLHQKIGLGSLVQTDKGFFYIAVSLGDITFNGKKIFVISTESPLGKALNGKKKEEEFSLNNLKQKILKIW; encoded by the coding sequence ATGAACAAATCCGAAATCCTTCAAATTATACAGGGTAGACTTTCAGAAAAGATCGCAACTTTAGAAAGAATGATATCTGAAACTCGAGCATCAAATAACGAAACCAAAAGTTCGATGGGTGATAAATATGAAACCTCCCGGGAAATGGTTCAGCAGGAAATCAACAATCTTCAGGTTCAGCTCAATGAAAATATTCAGGCGGGGAATTCTTTAAAAACACTCAACACCAATCTTCATCAAAAAATCGGTTTGGGAAGTTTAGTGCAAACTGATAAAGGATTTTTTTACATCGCCGTTTCATTAGGTGATATTACTTTTAATGGAAAGAAGATCTTTGTCATTTCTACGGAAAGTCCTTTAGGCAAAGCCTTAAACGGAAAGAAAAAAGAAGAAGAATTTTCTTTAAATAATCTTAAGCAAAAAATTCTAAAAATTTGGTAA
- a CDS encoding alpha-amylase family glycosyl hydrolase, with translation MKRLMLLAILGLGVISCSTQTNTKKMDLPSEWKHTTNIYEVNVRQYTPEGTFRAFEKEMPRLKEMGVKTLWFMPITPISQEVKKGTMGSQYAAHDYTAINPEFGTMEDFKHLVDEAHKMGFKVIIDWVANHTGWDHVWTKSHPEYYLKDEDGKFHIASGMDDIIELDYSNPQMRQAMIDAMKFWVKETNIDGFRCDLASWVEVDFWEQARPEVEKIKPLFFLGEFDELDNPEYGKVFDASYVWTWMHKTKDYNEGKVSFSDLKNLLTRYSNIGDSSMRAWFTSNHDENTWNGTEYEKYGDLALPLAVFSVTWNGVPLIYNGQELPLKTKRLEFFEKDPIPWNGKYELHDFYKTLLTLKTSNPALRGGDPVASTQILKTSADDKVMAYVRKNGKDEVLTVLNFSKENVSFTIDDENVSGIFKNVFSGPVKDFAKDKSFYLPVGGYAVMEK, from the coding sequence ATGAAAAGACTTATGCTTTTAGCAATTTTAGGCTTGGGAGTGATTTCCTGCAGCACGCAAACAAATACAAAAAAAATGGATTTACCCAGCGAGTGGAAGCATACCACGAATATATACGAAGTCAATGTTCGACAATATACTCCGGAAGGAACTTTCCGTGCCTTTGAAAAAGAAATGCCCCGTTTAAAAGAAATGGGCGTTAAAACTTTGTGGTTCATGCCGATTACGCCGATTTCTCAGGAAGTCAAAAAAGGAACCATGGGAAGTCAATATGCAGCTCATGATTATACCGCCATTAACCCGGAATTCGGAACGATGGAGGACTTTAAACATTTGGTAGATGAAGCACACAAAATGGGTTTCAAAGTGATTATCGACTGGGTGGCAAATCATACCGGCTGGGATCATGTCTGGACCAAATCTCATCCCGAATATTATTTAAAAGACGAGGATGGTAAATTCCATATCGCTTCCGGAATGGATGATATCATTGAACTCGATTATTCAAATCCACAAATGCGACAGGCGATGATCGATGCCATGAAATTTTGGGTGAAAGAAACCAATATTGATGGATTCCGTTGTGACCTTGCAAGTTGGGTTGAAGTCGATTTCTGGGAACAGGCGCGGCCTGAAGTAGAGAAAATAAAACCCCTTTTCTTTTTAGGGGAATTTGATGAACTCGATAATCCGGAATATGGGAAAGTCTTTGACGCCAGTTACGTTTGGACTTGGATGCATAAAACAAAAGACTACAATGAAGGAAAAGTTTCTTTTTCAGACCTAAAGAATTTGTTGACAAGATATTCTAATATCGGTGATTCTTCCATGAGAGCTTGGTTTACCAGCAATCATGATGAAAATACATGGAATGGAACTGAGTATGAAAAGTATGGGGATTTGGCTTTACCTTTAGCAGTATTTTCAGTGACTTGGAATGGAGTTCCGCTGATTTATAATGGTCAGGAATTACCTTTGAAGACCAAACGTCTGGAGTTTTTCGAGAAAGATCCAATTCCGTGGAATGGTAAATATGAACTGCACGATTTCTATAAGACTTTATTGACTTTAAAAACCAGTAATCCTGCCTTGCGAGGTGGCGATCCTGTGGCATCAACTCAAATTCTAAAGACTTCTGCAGATGATAAAGTCATGGCTTACGTTAGAAAGAATGGAAAAGATGAGGTCTTAACGGTTTTAAATTTCTCCAAAGAAAATGTTTCTTTTACGATCGATGATGAAAATGTTTCCGGAATATTTAAAAATGTTTTTTCCGGTCCGGTGAAAGATTTTGCAAAAGATAAAAGTTTTTACTTGCCGGTTGGCGGATATGCAGTGATGGAAAAATAA
- a CDS encoding M1 family metallopeptidase — translation MKKLIISISLLGILFSGNVFAQTETSGRTEVYRASHTKMTELKHTKLKVNFDYQKEQMGGEEWLTASPYFYPTDSLVLNAKAMLIHEVALDKNGSKTPLKYEYKDDMLKINLDKIYNRNQDYTVYIKYTARPNEITQKGSAAITDAKGLYFINAQGTDPDKPTQIWTQGETESSSVWFPTIDKTNQKTTQEIYMTVPDKYVTLSNGLMKSSTKESNGLRTDHWVMDKKHAPYLFFMGVGDYAVVKDKWRNIPVDYYVEKEYEPYARQIFGNTPEMMEFFSKRLNYDYPWSKYAQITARDYVSGAMENTTATLHQESAQQKPGDLIDENRWESTIAHELFHHWFGDLVTAESWSNLTVNESFANYSEYLWNEHKYGKDLADYGMMKEIQGYLMDPSSPTKDLVRFNYHSREDMFDGVSYNKGGAILHMLRNYLGDDAFFAGLNDYLKTHEYGTGEAHQLRLSLEKVSGKDLNWFFNQWYFDSGHPKVGYTTTFEPVKKQVTITINQTQLGKNFQFPLAIDIYENGKPSRKNVWVSAKEKNDFTFTVSKNPELVNINADGVVLGEFTDTKTPEQYLMQYQNSKEFLSRYKAVENAVDQVSKNPVALKTLIAALKDSNFRIRMKALSGLDLSKTDHAKAALSEVEKLAANDPKTLVQGAAIAALGKTKDKKYLPLFEKGLNAVSNSVKANSLTGIAAVDPARVVVLAEKVDLNGASDDLILELLPIIVKNKIEKQMPAIAATVAFYPFLKFQKPELGASAEEGFNWIMSSDNLKATENLTQVLTQVKGQIGNNPQAKMMIVQILKDGLAKKMMVLKANPSSPTINKQIDLINKTIEAYK, via the coding sequence ATGAAAAAGCTGATCATCTCCATTAGTTTACTCGGAATTTTATTTTCGGGAAATGTTTTTGCCCAAACTGAAACTTCCGGAAGAACCGAAGTGTACAGAGCGTCGCACACCAAAATGACCGAACTGAAACATACGAAACTAAAAGTGAATTTCGATTACCAAAAAGAACAAATGGGTGGAGAAGAATGGTTAACTGCGTCGCCATATTTCTATCCAACCGATTCTTTGGTTTTGAATGCGAAGGCCATGCTGATTCATGAAGTTGCGTTGGATAAAAACGGAAGCAAAACTCCTTTGAAATACGAGTATAAAGATGATATGCTCAAAATTAATCTCGATAAAATCTACAATCGAAATCAGGATTATACGGTGTACATCAAATATACGGCTCGTCCAAATGAAATAACACAAAAGGGAAGCGCCGCAATCACTGATGCGAAAGGTCTTTATTTTATTAATGCTCAAGGAACTGATCCTGATAAACCAACGCAGATTTGGACTCAGGGAGAAACAGAATCAAGCTCGGTTTGGTTTCCAACCATCGACAAAACGAACCAAAAAACTACGCAGGAAATATACATGACCGTTCCTGATAAGTACGTAACATTATCAAATGGTTTAATGAAATCATCAACCAAAGAAAGCAATGGTTTGCGAACCGATCACTGGGTGATGGATAAAAAACATGCTCCATATTTATTTTTCATGGGCGTAGGAGATTATGCGGTTGTAAAGGATAAATGGAGAAATATTCCTGTGGATTATTATGTAGAAAAGGAATATGAACCTTATGCAAGACAGATTTTTGGAAACACTCCGGAAATGATGGAGTTCTTTTCAAAAAGATTAAACTACGACTATCCGTGGTCTAAATATGCCCAAATCACCGCCAGAGATTACGTTTCCGGGGCGATGGAGAATACAACTGCGACTCTTCACCAGGAATCTGCTCAGCAAAAACCCGGCGACTTAATTGATGAAAACAGGTGGGAAAGTACCATTGCGCATGAATTGTTTCACCATTGGTTTGGTGATCTGGTTACGGCAGAAAGCTGGAGCAACCTTACAGTAAATGAATCGTTTGCCAACTATTCAGAATACCTTTGGAACGAACATAAATACGGAAAAGACCTTGCTGACTATGGTATGATGAAGGAGATTCAAGGTTATTTGATGGATCCTTCCAGCCCCACAAAAGATTTGGTGCGTTTTAATTATCATTCCCGCGAAGATATGTTTGATGGCGTTTCTTATAACAAAGGAGGCGCGATTCTTCACATGCTTCGCAATTACTTGGGCGACGATGCTTTTTTTGCAGGTCTGAATGATTATTTGAAAACCCACGAATATGGAACGGGTGAAGCCCATCAACTGCGCCTGTCTCTAGAAAAAGTTTCCGGTAAAGATTTAAACTGGTTTTTTAATCAATGGTATTTTGACAGTGGACATCCGAAAGTTGGTTACACCACAACTTTTGAACCTGTAAAAAAACAGGTGACCATTACCATAAACCAAACGCAGCTTGGGAAGAATTTTCAGTTTCCTTTGGCGATCGACATTTATGAAAATGGAAAGCCTTCCCGTAAAAACGTATGGGTAAGTGCCAAAGAGAAGAATGATTTTACTTTTACGGTGAGTAAAAATCCTGAGTTAGTCAATATTAATGCAGACGGAGTAGTGTTGGGAGAGTTTACCGATACCAAAACACCGGAGCAATATTTGATGCAGTATCAGAATTCTAAAGAGTTTTTGAGCCGATACAAAGCCGTAGAAAATGCAGTGGATCAGGTTTCTAAAAATCCGGTTGCTTTAAAAACTTTGATCGCTGCTTTAAAAGATTCGAACTTCAGAATCCGAATGAAAGCTTTGAGTGGTTTGGATTTATCAAAGACAGACCACGCAAAAGCTGCGCTTTCGGAAGTTGAAAAACTGGCTGCCAATGATCCGAAAACATTGGTTCAGGGCGCTGCAATCGCGGCTTTGGGAAAAACAAAAGATAAGAAATACCTTCCACTTTTCGAAAAAGGATTGAATGCGGTTTCCAATTCCGTAAAGGCGAATTCACTTACGGGAATCGCAGCGGTAGATCCGGCAAGAGTGGTGGTGTTGGCAGAGAAAGTAGATTTAAATGGCGCCAGTGACGATTTAATTTTAGAACTTTTACCCATCATTGTAAAAAATAAAATTGAAAAGCAAATGCCCGCTATTGCTGCGACGGTTGCATTTTATCCGTTCCTGAAATTTCAGAAACCGGAATTGGGAGCTTCTGCAGAAGAGGGTTTCAACTGGATCATGAGTTCCGATAACTTAAAAGCTACAGAGAATTTGACCCAAGTTTTAACGCAGGTTAAGGGCCAGATCGGCAATAATCCACAGGCGAAAATGATGATTGTGCAAATTCTGAAAGATGGTCTTGCGAAGAAAATGATGGTCTTAAAAGCCAATCCTTCCAGTCCTACTATAAACAAGCAAATCGACTTGATCAATAAAACGATTGAAGCGTATAAATAA